The proteins below come from a single Desulfitobacterium metallireducens DSM 15288 genomic window:
- the rpsH gene encoding 30S ribosomal protein S8 gives MAMSDPIADFLTRIRNAGMVYHDKVEVPASNVKKALAEILKEEGFIKDFEYIADNKQGLIRLYLKYGPNRERVITGLKRISRPGLRVYAKKDEVPKVLGGLGVAIISTSQGIMTDKRARQNGLGGEVLCYIW, from the coding sequence GTGGCAATGTCAGATCCGATTGCAGATTTCTTGACCCGCATTCGTAATGCAGGCATGGTTTATCATGATAAGGTAGAAGTACCTGCTTCTAATGTCAAGAAAGCGCTTGCCGAAATCCTAAAAGAAGAGGGTTTCATTAAAGATTTTGAATACATTGCAGATAACAAGCAAGGACTTATTCGCTTGTATCTGAAATATGGCCCAAACCGTGAACGCGTGATCACAGGCCTGAAACGCATTAGTCGTCCAGGACTCCGCGTTTATGCAAAGAAAGATGAAGTACCGAAGGTCTTAGGTGGCCTTGGAGTGGCGATTATCTCCACTTCCCAAGGGATTATGACTGATAAACGGGCTCGTCAAAATGGGCTTGGCGGAGAAGTGCTCTGCTACATTTGGTAA
- the rplF gene encoding 50S ribosomal protein L6, protein MSRIGKKPITIPNGVDVKIEGNVVTVKGPKGTLTKEMHPRINIAVENQEVIVTRPDDEPLSRSLHGLTRSLVANMVEGVTNGFSKGLEMVGVGYRASKQGNKLALSVGKSHPVELVPFEGLEIEVPAQNKIIIKGMDKELVGAFAAVVRSERPPEPYKGKGIKYEGEVIRRKVGKTGAKKK, encoded by the coding sequence ATGTCCAGAATTGGCAAAAAGCCCATTACGATTCCTAATGGCGTCGACGTCAAGATAGAGGGCAATGTTGTCACCGTTAAAGGACCAAAGGGTACCTTAACGAAGGAAATGCATCCACGAATCAACATTGCAGTAGAAAATCAAGAAGTTATTGTGACTCGGCCAGATGATGAACCTCTGAGCCGGTCCTTGCATGGTTTAACCCGTTCCCTTGTCGCTAATATGGTTGAAGGGGTAACGAATGGATTCAGCAAAGGCCTTGAGATGGTTGGCGTTGGATATCGTGCATCGAAACAAGGAAATAAGCTCGCATTGTCTGTGGGTAAATCCCATCCAGTCGAGTTAGTTCCTTTTGAAGGTTTAGAAATTGAAGTTCCTGCCCAAAACAAGATTATTATCAAAGGGATGGACAAGGAACTTGTTGGAGCTTTTGCAGCCGTCGTCCGTTCCGAACGACCACCTGAGCCTTATAAAGGTAAAGGAATCAAGTACGAAGGTGAAGTAATTCGCCGTAAAGTGGGTAAAACTGGCGCTAAGAAGAAGTAA